The Candidatus Dadabacteria bacterium genome has a window encoding:
- a CDS encoding IS630 family transposase, which yields MSTRSKRPELVLSEEEKQKLLTISRSKKLPLREVQRASILLCYSEGNTIVSIQRKLNVSRPTIYKCIDKALAKGVEAGLKDSYHGTESVISDDAKAWVISVACTKPTEHGLAAEVWSYSALARYIRDNAIEKGYESLSKASKATVWRILNKAKIKPHKIRYYLEHRDEEFERKMKEVLMVYQEVNIWNEQSEGASQGPDVITVSVDEKPGIQAIANVAPDLPPVPGEHGEIGRDYEYKRLGTVSLLAALDMHDGRIIAKVRDRHRSREFIELLKELDEYYPKKNTIRLVLDNHSSHVSKETMRYLGTRPGRFIYVHTPKHGSWLNLVETAFSKMARSFLRHIRVTSKAELKERILKGIEEINADPVVHRWNKFDLETA from the coding sequence ATGTCAACAAGAAGCAAGCGACCGGAACTTGTTTTGAGTGAAGAAGAAAAACAGAAGCTTCTGACAATAAGTCGTTCAAAGAAGCTTCCTCTGCGAGAAGTACAGAGGGCATCGATACTGCTATGTTACTCAGAAGGCAACACGATAGTCTCCATACAGCGCAAGCTGAATGTTTCAAGGCCCACAATATACAAGTGCATAGATAAAGCTTTGGCCAAGGGGGTGGAAGCAGGGCTGAAGGACTCTTATCACGGCACGGAATCCGTAATAAGCGATGATGCCAAGGCATGGGTGATCAGCGTTGCGTGCACAAAGCCCACGGAGCATGGTCTGGCTGCGGAGGTCTGGTCTTACAGCGCGCTTGCAAGATACATCAGGGATAATGCGATTGAGAAGGGGTATGAATCATTGTCAAAAGCATCGAAGGCCACAGTATGGAGGATATTGAACAAGGCGAAGATAAAGCCTCACAAGATACGGTATTATCTTGAGCACAGGGACGAGGAGTTTGAGAGGAAGATGAAAGAGGTTTTAATGGTGTATCAGGAGGTTAATATCTGGAATGAGCAGTCCGAGGGTGCTTCTCAGGGGCCTGATGTAATCACTGTGTCGGTTGATGAGAAGCCGGGGATACAGGCTATAGCGAATGTTGCGCCTGATTTGCCGCCTGTGCCGGGTGAGCATGGAGAGATTGGACGAGATTATGAGTACAAGAGACTGGGCACGGTATCGTTGCTTGCCGCGTTGGATATGCACGACGGAAGAATAATAGCGAAGGTGAGGGACCGTCATCGGAGCAGGGAGTTTATAGAGCTGTTAAAAGAGCTTGATGAGTACTATCCGAAGAAGAACACGATCCGTTTGGTGTTGGACAATCATTCTTCTCATGTATCGAAAGAGACGATGAGATATCTTGGTACGAGGCCTGGGAGGTTTATATACGTGCACACTCCGAAGCATGGGTCGTGGCTGAATTTGGTGGAGACAGCATTCTCGAAGATGGCCCGTAGTTTTTTACGGCATATTCGAGTGACGAGCAAGGCTGAGTTAAAAGAGCGCATACTCAAAGGTATAGAAGAAATTAATGCCGACCCTGTTGTGCACAGGTGGAACAAGTTTGATCTGGAGACAGCTTAA
- a CDS encoding methyltransferase domain-containing protein, translating into MADDSHNPVSNAVRPDDILERLSKYRRSQGLSKEEYASAVTAFYNLITDFCERGWGRSIHFAVMEPGVSFEESIANHEYFLGEAIGLRPGMKVLDVGCGVGGPQRSLAGKFGASIVGLNINEYQLGKCSVYNSEAGLDHLCSVLHGDFLNIPAEDGSFDAAYHIEALCHAPDKAAAYAEIFRVLRPGATFVGYDVCMTPLYDDGNPEHRELKEINEYVSALPEISSFTEVNDSLRAVGFELVEARDRALDADPKTPWYQPLESGNLNLRSLSRTALGRKIASAVLPVLESVRAVPKGSSEAREIINVVADSLVAAGRLGIVTPMYYHKARKPG; encoded by the coding sequence TAACCCAGTTTCAAATGCAGTACGGCCGGATGATATTCTGGAAAGGCTGTCGAAGTACCGCAGAAGCCAGGGGCTGAGCAAGGAAGAGTACGCCAGCGCGGTAACGGCGTTTTATAACCTCATTACCGACTTCTGCGAGCGTGGATGGGGGCGGTCGATTCACTTCGCAGTGATGGAACCGGGGGTGTCTTTCGAGGAATCCATTGCCAACCACGAGTATTTTCTGGGCGAAGCCATTGGGTTGAGACCGGGCATGAAGGTGCTGGATGTCGGGTGCGGAGTGGGAGGACCCCAGCGCTCCCTCGCGGGAAAGTTCGGCGCTTCGATCGTGGGCCTCAACATCAACGAATATCAGCTCGGGAAGTGCTCTGTGTATAACAGCGAGGCTGGCCTGGACCATCTCTGCAGCGTCCTGCACGGCGATTTCCTGAATATACCGGCGGAAGACGGAAGCTTCGACGCGGCTTACCATATCGAGGCTTTGTGTCATGCGCCGGATAAAGCCGCGGCCTATGCCGAGATATTCCGTGTATTGCGTCCTGGCGCGACCTTCGTCGGCTACGACGTGTGCATGACCCCGCTTTACGACGACGGAAACCCCGAACACCGGGAACTCAAGGAAATAAACGAATACGTCTCCGCTCTTCCGGAAATCTCTTCATTCACGGAGGTAAACGACAGCCTGCGGGCAGTCGGTTTCGAACTTGTCGAGGCGCGTGACCGCGCCCTTGACGCCGACCCCAAGACGCCGTGGTATCAACCGCTGGAAAGCGGCAACCTGAATCTGAGGAGTCTCTCGAGAACGGCCCTTGGCCGCAAAATCGCCTCGGCGGTTCTGCCCGTTCTGGAAAGCGTACGCGCCGTACCCAAGGGGTCGTCCGAGGCACGGGAAATTATCAATGTCGTGGCCGACAGCCTCGTGGCCGCAGGACGTCTGGGAATTGTTACGCCCATGTACTACCACAAGGCGCGCAAACCGGGTTGA